The Geothermobacter ehrlichii genome has a window encoding:
- a CDS encoding glycosyltransferase family 4 protein has translation MATEPQGPSRPFRILMLAPTPFFSDRGCHVRIHEEAEALRRCGHEVGIVTYHLGRDAGAGSVWRIPNIPWYTKTSAGPSWHKPYLDVLLFLKAVRVARTWRPDIIHAHLHEGALLGVLLGRLMRLPVLFDCQGSLTGEILEHRFVRQGSFLHKLFNWVETWINRHVDQIATSSTRTMADMLEVWPELGERIFALPDAVDLAAFRPVGKDPALLHELGIPEDRKVLVYLGALSEPQGTDLMLEVLARLFRERRDLHALIMGFPEEKYREKAKALGLEGQVTFTGRIDYAKACSYLCLGDLALSPKLSRTEANGKLLNYMACGLPCVVFDTPVNRELLGETGVYAAYGDADAFAARIVEVVDNPEDRMVLSRQVREYVERHHSWEARVRRLVEGYEDMHAYDEMT, from the coding sequence ATGGCCACTGAGCCGCAGGGACCGAGTCGTCCGTTCAGGATCCTCATGCTGGCGCCGACGCCGTTTTTTTCCGACCGCGGCTGTCATGTGCGCATTCATGAGGAAGCAGAGGCGCTGAGGCGGTGCGGCCATGAGGTCGGAATCGTCACCTACCACCTGGGGCGGGATGCAGGTGCCGGCTCCGTCTGGCGCATCCCCAACATCCCCTGGTACACCAAGACCAGTGCCGGACCGTCCTGGCACAAGCCCTACCTCGACGTTCTGTTGTTTCTGAAGGCTGTCCGGGTTGCCCGAACCTGGCGACCGGATATCATCCATGCCCATCTGCACGAAGGTGCCCTGCTCGGCGTATTGCTCGGGCGCCTCATGCGGCTGCCAGTGCTTTTTGACTGCCAGGGCAGCTTGACTGGCGAGATCCTCGAACATCGCTTTGTGAGGCAGGGGTCGTTTCTGCACAAACTGTTCAATTGGGTTGAAACCTGGATCAACAGACATGTCGACCAGATTGCAACCAGTTCGACCCGAACCATGGCGGATATGCTGGAAGTCTGGCCGGAGTTGGGGGAGAGGATTTTCGCCTTGCCCGATGCGGTCGACCTGGCGGCATTTCGACCTGTGGGCAAAGATCCGGCCCTGTTGCATGAACTTGGCATACCGGAAGATCGGAAAGTTCTGGTCTATCTTGGAGCTTTGAGCGAACCTCAGGGTACTGACCTGATGTTGGAGGTATTGGCGCGCCTGTTTCGGGAACGCAGAGATCTTCATGCCTTGATCATGGGCTTCCCCGAGGAGAAATATCGCGAAAAGGCGAAAGCTCTCGGCCTGGAGGGACAGGTGACTTTTACCGGTCGGATCGACTATGCCAAGGCGTGCAGCTACCTCTGTCTGGGCGATCTCGCACTGTCGCCCAAGCTGTCCAGGACCGAGGCGAACGGCAAGTTGCTCAATTACATGGCCTGCGGCCTGCCGTGCGTTGTGTTCGATACCCCCGTCAACCGGGAACTGCTGGGAGAGACGGGTGTCTATGCCGCCTATGGTGACGCGGATGCATTTGCCGCCAGGATTGTCGAGGTGGTCGACAATCCGGAAGACAGAATGGTGCTTTCGCGGCAGGTGCGTGAGTATGTTGAGAGGCATCATTCATGGGAAGCGAGGGTTCGCAGGCTGGTGGAAGGCTACGAAGATATGCACGCATACGATGAGATGACATGA
- a CDS encoding tetratricopeptide repeat protein, with protein MDSHLRHKISLLGGCWLAFFLLALRPLESFDTFWQLQSGKYIFQTGQFLYRDTFSLAADVFRLEHCWLHDLVLYLLHGLGGYALLVLFKAGMIAACGVLLLGQALRRQVPAEVTVPVLLLCLVASADSWLVRPQLWTFLFSVLYLGLLYAGRKLGWRAWIWLVPLMLLWANLHAACIFGFALLAAFGVGELWRCLRRETNWRQFGVFVSVALAVFGISFVNPYSWRIPLGQLAAHLDQTRVLTGEAASTLFGNMEWLPPTFAQVPLFYLVMVLWALLILLRLPRRQCDVAELVFFLGFAYMGFSQIRHTTLVALLAGFFLPPALWQVVRTWFADRLESPAIRRTLLVLSLVLLVGLPAMAALKGRLGLGLKAGNYPVAAADFLLEKKLPGNIYNAYDWGGYLMWRLFPDYLVFVDGRSDSREFFDSSTRIENGLPGWRRDLDRYGVNTIITRTCFYDSGGPQNLISNLVRQPGWTLVYRDEVAVIFVRDVPASEKVRRRFGLPSREAYRTMLAEARRLQQEGYPRPRAWLAIGRASYALGDKATALVAYRRYLQAAPQDREARMMVDLLGGGRP; from the coding sequence ATGGATTCCCACCTTCGACATAAGATTTCCCTGCTTGGGGGATGCTGGCTCGCTTTTTTCCTTCTCGCCCTCCGCCCCCTCGAGTCGTTCGATACCTTCTGGCAGCTCCAGTCGGGGAAGTACATTTTCCAGACCGGCCAGTTTCTCTACCGCGATACCTTCAGCCTGGCGGCGGATGTCTTCCGGCTCGAGCACTGCTGGCTGCACGACCTGGTGCTTTATCTGCTCCACGGACTGGGCGGCTATGCGCTGCTGGTCTTGTTCAAGGCGGGCATGATCGCCGCCTGCGGCGTTCTGCTGCTGGGGCAGGCACTGCGCCGGCAGGTGCCTGCCGAGGTGACGGTTCCGGTGCTGCTCTTGTGCCTGGTTGCTTCCGCCGATTCCTGGCTGGTGCGCCCCCAGCTCTGGACCTTTCTCTTTTCCGTTCTCTATCTCGGTCTGCTCTACGCCGGGCGCAAGCTGGGCTGGCGCGCCTGGATCTGGCTGGTGCCGCTGATGCTGCTCTGGGCCAACCTGCACGCCGCCTGTATTTTCGGGTTCGCCCTGCTGGCCGCCTTCGGAGTGGGGGAGCTGTGGCGCTGCCTGCGGCGGGAGACGAACTGGCGGCAGTTCGGCGTTTTTGTCAGTGTCGCGCTGGCGGTTTTCGGCATCTCCTTTGTCAATCCCTACAGCTGGCGCATCCCGCTGGGGCAGCTGGCGGCCCATCTCGACCAGACCAGGGTCCTCACCGGCGAGGCGGCGTCCACGCTTTTCGGCAACATGGAATGGCTGCCGCCGACTTTCGCGCAGGTGCCGCTCTTCTACCTGGTGATGGTCCTGTGGGCGCTGCTGATACTGCTGCGGTTGCCGCGTCGGCAGTGCGATGTCGCCGAACTGGTGTTCTTTCTCGGCTTTGCCTACATGGGGTTCAGCCAGATCCGGCATACCACCCTGGTAGCCCTGCTGGCCGGGTTTTTCCTGCCGCCGGCGCTCTGGCAGGTGGTGCGGACGTGGTTTGCCGACCGGCTGGAATCGCCCGCGATACGCAGGACGCTGCTGGTCCTGTCGCTGGTGCTGCTGGTCGGCCTGCCGGCCATGGCGGCGCTTAAGGGCAGGCTCGGCCTGGGGCTGAAGGCCGGAAACTACCCGGTCGCTGCCGCCGATTTTCTGCTGGAAAAGAAGTTGCCCGGCAACATCTACAATGCCTACGACTGGGGCGGTTACCTGATGTGGCGGCTGTTTCCCGATTACCTGGTCTTTGTCGACGGCCGCTCCGACAGCCGCGAATTTTTCGACAGCTCGACCCGGATCGAAAACGGGCTGCCGGGCTGGCGGCGGGATCTCGACCGCTACGGCGTCAACACCATCATCACCCGCACCTGCTTTTACGACAGCGGCGGGCCGCAGAACCTGATCAGCAACCTGGTGCGTCAGCCCGGCTGGACCCTGGTCTATCGCGACGAGGTGGCGGTGATTTTCGTTCGTGACGTCCCGGCGAGCGAAAAGGTGCGCAGGCGGTTCGGCCTGCCTTCCCGCGAGGCATACCGCACCATGCTGGCCGAGGCCCGCCGGCTGCAGCAGGAGGGCTATCCCCGGCCTCGCGCCTGGCTGGCCATCGGCCGGGCGAGCTACGCCCTGGGCGACAAGGCAACCGCCCTTGTCGCCTACCGGCGCTACCTGCAGGCGGCGCCGCAGGACCGGGAGGCGCGGATGATGGTCGATCTTCTCGGGGGAGGACGACCATGA
- a CDS encoding sulfotransferase domain-containing protein: protein MVNRLKKAIRTLFVEENAGRSVTVFDDDIFIVSYPKSGNTWVRFLVANVVYKDRQVNFGSIERLVPDIYQHSDFFIRCVSRPRFIKSHEYFDPRYKRVLYIVRDPRDVVVSYWYYKVKIREIKDGFPMDEFVDRFVSGDLDPFGSWGDNVGSWLGARKYSSNFMLVRYEDLSSDPVLVTKKIVQFFGLARNEKDIISAVNNSSINHMKDLEKKDGQNWKPMKKARSDIPFVRQGSVGGWKNVLSDVSVAKIENSWRELLVELGYDVGEG, encoded by the coding sequence GTGGTCAATAGATTAAAAAAAGCTATTCGCACTTTATTTGTTGAAGAAAATGCTGGTCGAAGTGTTACCGTTTTTGATGACGACATTTTCATAGTGTCATATCCAAAGTCAGGAAATACATGGGTTCGTTTCCTTGTTGCAAATGTTGTTTATAAAGATCGACAAGTTAATTTTGGATCAATTGAGCGGCTTGTTCCTGATATATATCAGCATAGTGATTTTTTTATTAGGTGTGTGTCACGACCAAGATTTATTAAAAGTCATGAGTATTTTGATCCAAGATATAAAAGGGTTCTTTACATAGTGAGGGACCCAAGAGATGTTGTTGTTTCTTATTGGTATTATAAGGTCAAGATTAGGGAAATCAAAGATGGTTTTCCGATGGATGAATTTGTAGATAGATTTGTTTCTGGTGATTTAGATCCGTTTGGATCTTGGGGCGATAACGTTGGAAGTTGGCTTGGAGCGAGAAAATATTCGTCGAATTTTATGTTGGTTCGTTATGAAGATCTCAGTAGTGATCCGGTTCTTGTGACAAAAAAAATTGTACAGTTTTTTGGCTTAGCGAGAAATGAAAAAGACATAATTTCAGCAGTAAATAATTCGTCAATCAATCATATGAAGGATCTCGAGAAAAAAGATGGACAAAATTGGAAACCCATGAAAAAAGCTCGAAGTGATATCCCCTTTGTTCGACAGGGGTCAGTCGGTGGATGGAAGAATGTGCTATCAGATGTATCGGTTGCTAAGATTGAAAACAGTTGGCGCGAACTTCTCGTTGAGCTGGGGTATGATGTGGGGGAGGGATAA
- a CDS encoding class I SAM-dependent methyltransferase: MDQLYSQGGSEVWSVGGDRRRDWREARHCLKRVLPVGARVLDVGCFDGGFLEPFVGDYRCYGIEIHPRARRRAEEKGVEIVGEEFSELVGQFDCITAIDVFEHVEFPGKFLRKCLASLTCGGVLLVSTGNIDSFTFRLMGSRYWYCNIAEHISFLSPRWVMQLSDDLGVQIEHMAFFAHDDVSIARGIKYTVANVVYWLFPSLIRRLRNMGLGAKDVRRFPALAEHPLPWVSWSKDHFLVILRKL; encoded by the coding sequence ATGGACCAGCTTTATAGCCAGGGGGGGAGTGAGGTTTGGTCTGTGGGGGGCGACCGTCGTCGTGACTGGCGTGAGGCTCGTCATTGTCTGAAGCGAGTGTTGCCTGTTGGGGCACGTGTTTTGGACGTCGGGTGTTTTGATGGCGGTTTTTTGGAGCCGTTTGTGGGGGACTATCGCTGTTACGGTATAGAGATTCATCCTCGCGCGCGACGACGTGCGGAGGAGAAGGGGGTTGAGATCGTTGGCGAGGAGTTTTCTGAATTGGTGGGTCAATTCGACTGTATTACCGCTATTGATGTTTTTGAGCATGTCGAATTCCCTGGTAAGTTCTTAAGGAAGTGTCTTGCAAGTTTGACCTGTGGCGGGGTGTTGCTAGTTTCGACAGGAAACATTGATAGTTTTACGTTTCGTCTTATGGGTAGTCGTTATTGGTATTGTAATATTGCAGAGCATATTTCATTTCTTAGTCCAAGATGGGTGATGCAACTGTCCGATGATTTGGGTGTGCAGATTGAGCATATGGCTTTTTTTGCTCATGATGATGTCTCTATTGCCAGGGGTATTAAATATACTGTGGCAAACGTTGTTTATTGGCTGTTCCCTAGCCTGATTCGGCGACTCAGGAATATGGGTCTAGGTGCTAAGGATGTGCGGAGGTTCCCTGCGCTCGCTGAGCACCCTCTGCCCTGGGTGTCGTGGTCAAAGGATCATTTTCTTGTTATTTTGCGCAAGCTGTAA
- a CDS encoding glycosyltransferase produces MKTAIKVLYLLHDSRRSGVPAVASAFIKRATMVGVKPTVLFAYNGIYASELKNAGIPTLTLGSRTPFLWRFKRFLMNVFLLLKGKEFDVVHIHSVKLACSVLVARLLGLKAVFHLHELPRRVSYLLRLAMASADCVVFCSETCAAHFDGIPVRKKKTIVNAMAFGRQSPTVHSDNDVLPVVMVASLNRNKGQHLLLKAFSRLRDPRAQLWLYGTTGLSAHGYTRYLKRYAAKHGIADRVFMPGPTSDVFSVFSNAAVVVHPSSTESFGMALVEAQSCGVPVIAHDLEGMREVVKNDVTGYLVSPGDVEQMARRLEELLSDAGLRNRMGAQGYRMVRECFDIESRIPEYRKLYEDMVSP; encoded by the coding sequence ATGAAGACTGCTATAAAAGTTTTATATCTCCTTCATGATTCGCGTCGTAGTGGTGTTCCCGCTGTAGCTTCCGCCTTTATTAAGCGTGCGACCATGGTTGGAGTGAAACCAACAGTTCTGTTTGCCTATAATGGTATCTATGCCAGTGAGCTGAAGAATGCTGGGATCCCGACTCTAACTCTTGGCTCAAGAACGCCCTTTCTATGGCGTTTCAAACGTTTTCTGATGAATGTGTTTTTGTTGCTGAAGGGGAAAGAATTTGATGTTGTCCACATCCACAGTGTCAAGCTTGCTTGCTCAGTATTGGTCGCTCGTTTACTTGGCTTGAAGGCCGTTTTTCATCTCCACGAGTTGCCTCGTCGTGTTTCGTACCTGCTTCGCTTGGCGATGGCGTCCGCCGATTGCGTGGTCTTCTGCTCTGAAACCTGCGCTGCTCATTTTGATGGCATTCCGGTCCGGAAGAAAAAAACCATTGTCAATGCCATGGCATTCGGGAGGCAATCACCTACTGTACATTCCGATAACGATGTGTTGCCGGTTGTCATGGTCGCCAGTCTTAACCGTAACAAAGGACAACATCTTCTTTTGAAAGCTTTTAGCCGATTGCGTGACCCCAGGGCACAGTTGTGGCTCTATGGCACCACGGGGCTTTCTGCCCATGGTTACACCAGGTACCTCAAACGATATGCAGCAAAACATGGGATTGCCGATCGAGTTTTCATGCCGGGACCAACCTCTGACGTTTTTTCTGTTTTTTCAAATGCTGCAGTTGTCGTGCATCCATCCTCGACTGAGTCATTCGGAATGGCATTGGTTGAAGCCCAGTCCTGCGGTGTCCCTGTCATCGCTCATGACTTGGAGGGAATGCGGGAGGTTGTTAAAAATGATGTAACGGGGTATCTGGTTTCACCTGGGGATGTGGAACAGATGGCTAGGCGGCTAGAGGAGTTGTTGTCAGACGCTGGGTTGCGGAATCGCATGGGTGCTCAGGGGTATCGAATGGTGAGGGAGTGTTTTGATATCGAGTCGCGGATTCCTGAATATCGAAAGCTTTATGAGGATATGGTCTCTCCATGA
- a CDS encoding tetratricopeptide repeat protein — protein sequence MTENRFDRVDRIWLALLFVVAFTVFANTFGNGWTYDDFPVIVDNPDVRSLAAFLHDSHPGRPLRELTYLLDYRLFGYAPAGWHVQQIFWHALCGGLVYLLGRHLRIVHWAAGLAAFLFLLHPIQVEVVANLSHRKDSLALAFGLLAILAYFRFLERAKDGWGWLVGAVTCFGLALLGKQTAVVVPVLWLLSEMLGIAGPRRLLWSRPAWSLAIGSVAVLGGVWWLAGSGKGISLLASMRDTLAFKANYFGPFTVGIYYLTILKSWMFMGLKLLWPVKLAVEYTFPVAKRLADPWVLAGGAVLLAAGWWLWTGWRRRPVGCWLLLAGWFFFLPTANLIPMTYLAADRYFYAPLAFWSLLVAFVLQRLSLSRRAVVAVSLLVLAVLAGLSWRQCAVWRSPQTLWQRVIEVSPDSAFALNNMGNLALQRGDRKKAEEFYRRSVAVNPLNPTAHYNLGMLAEARGDLRQALEHYRDFARIDHPVYRKQLQALRQRLRYVYGIVL from the coding sequence ATGACGGAGAACCGGTTCGATCGTGTCGACCGGATATGGCTGGCCCTGCTGTTCGTGGTGGCTTTCACCGTCTTTGCCAACACCTTCGGCAACGGCTGGACCTACGACGATTTTCCGGTGATCGTCGACAATCCGGATGTGCGTTCGCTGGCTGCCTTTCTGCACGACAGCCATCCGGGAAGGCCGCTGCGCGAACTGACCTATCTGCTCGACTACCGCCTGTTCGGCTATGCTCCTGCCGGCTGGCATGTACAGCAGATTTTCTGGCACGCTCTCTGTGGAGGGCTGGTCTATCTGCTTGGTCGGCATCTGCGAATCGTCCACTGGGCTGCCGGTCTGGCGGCGTTCCTTTTTCTGCTGCATCCGATTCAGGTCGAGGTGGTGGCCAACCTGTCGCATCGCAAGGACAGCCTGGCGCTGGCCTTCGGCCTGTTGGCCATTCTGGCCTATTTCCGCTTTCTGGAGCGCGCGAAAGATGGCTGGGGCTGGCTTGTCGGGGCGGTGACCTGTTTCGGCCTGGCCCTGCTCGGCAAGCAGACGGCCGTTGTCGTTCCAGTGCTGTGGCTGCTGAGCGAGATGCTGGGGATTGCGGGACCGCGTCGGCTGCTCTGGTCGCGCCCTGCCTGGAGTCTTGCCATCGGTTCAGTGGCGGTGCTGGGCGGAGTCTGGTGGCTGGCGGGTTCCGGCAAGGGGATATCCCTTCTGGCGTCGATGCGGGATACGCTTGCCTTCAAGGCCAACTATTTCGGACCTTTTACCGTCGGCATCTATTACCTGACCATTCTGAAATCCTGGATGTTCATGGGCCTCAAGCTGCTCTGGCCGGTGAAGCTGGCGGTGGAGTACACTTTCCCGGTAGCGAAACGGCTTGCCGACCCCTGGGTGCTGGCGGGAGGGGCCGTTCTGCTGGCCGCCGGCTGGTGGCTGTGGACGGGATGGCGGCGTCGGCCAGTCGGTTGCTGGCTGCTGCTGGCGGGATGGTTCTTCTTCCTGCCGACCGCCAACCTGATCCCCATGACCTACCTGGCGGCCGACCGCTATTTCTATGCTCCTCTGGCCTTCTGGTCTCTTCTGGTCGCCTTCGTGCTGCAGAGGCTTTCCCTGTCGAGGCGGGCGGTGGTGGCGGTGTCCCTGCTGGTGCTGGCGGTCCTCGCCGGGCTGAGCTGGCGGCAGTGCGCGGTCTGGCGCTCGCCGCAGACTCTCTGGCAGCGGGTGATCGAAGTCAGTCCGGATTCGGCCTTCGCCCTGAACAACATGGGCAATCTGGCCCTGCAGAGGGGAGACCGAAAAAAGGCTGAAGAGTTTTACCGCCGCTCGGTGGCGGTCAATCCGCTCAACCCGACTGCGCATTACAATCTGGGAATGCTGGCCGAGGCGCGTGGTGACTTGCGCCAGGCCCTGGAGCACTACCGCGACTTTGCCCGTATCGATCATCCGGTCTATCGCAAGCAGCTGCAGGCGCTGCGGCAGCGGCTGCGGTATGTCTATGGCATTGTTCTCTGA
- a CDS encoding glycosyltransferase family 4 protein codes for MNIVFLAPFGIRPKGTLIARMLPLAVQLQALGHRVTIVAPPYTNPEDSGRTEVVDGVTIRNISLGGGGKLAAPLVYGYRMIRLARSERPDLVHLFKPKGYGGMAAFFHLWGGLFRERNVPLFVDTDDWEGRGGMNSLHDYSRPEKAVFAIQERWLPRLARGVTVASRTLQTQVWGMGLPAERVLYLPNGVDDKKGGDGARVRDKHGIPAEGPVVLLYTRFFEFEQERLHRVLTQLAAQRKDISFLVVGKGRNREEDRLQDVAERCGFADRLVMAGWVQPEEIPDYLAAADVALYPLDDTLYNRSKCPAKLTEIIRAGCPVVADRVGQVAEYLPSDRLGITCSPGDVQDMVDGVLDLLAHPAKRRRMGRAARHHLLENFSWRGAAGELDRFYRRCLG; via the coding sequence ATGAACATCGTCTTCCTCGCCCCTTTCGGCATTCGCCCCAAAGGAACGCTCATCGCCCGAATGCTCCCTCTGGCTGTGCAGTTGCAGGCCCTGGGGCATAGGGTCACTATTGTCGCTCCCCCTTACACCAATCCGGAGGATTCCGGTCGGACGGAAGTCGTCGACGGTGTCACCATCCGGAACATCTCTCTTGGTGGTGGCGGCAAGCTGGCCGCTCCCCTGGTTTACGGATATCGAATGATCAGGCTGGCTCGCAGTGAACGGCCGGATCTCGTGCATCTTTTCAAGCCCAAGGGGTATGGTGGTATGGCGGCGTTTTTTCACCTCTGGGGCGGGCTGTTTCGGGAAAGAAATGTCCCTTTGTTTGTCGATACTGACGATTGGGAAGGCCGGGGCGGCATGAACAGTCTGCACGATTATTCCCGGCCGGAAAAAGCGGTTTTCGCCATCCAGGAGCGCTGGTTGCCCCGGTTGGCCCGGGGTGTGACCGTTGCCAGCCGCACCTTGCAGACACAGGTCTGGGGCATGGGGCTTCCTGCTGAGCGGGTGCTCTATCTTCCCAATGGTGTCGACGACAAAAAAGGGGGGGACGGCGCCAGGGTGCGTGACAAACACGGGATTCCTGCGGAGGGGCCGGTCGTGCTGCTGTACACGCGGTTTTTCGAGTTCGAGCAGGAACGGCTTCACCGGGTTCTGACGCAACTGGCGGCGCAGCGAAAGGATATTTCTTTTCTGGTTGTCGGCAAGGGTCGCAATCGGGAGGAAGACCGTCTGCAGGATGTCGCTGAAAGATGCGGATTTGCCGACCGGCTGGTGATGGCTGGCTGGGTTCAGCCGGAAGAGATTCCGGACTATCTTGCGGCCGCGGATGTCGCCCTCTATCCATTGGATGACACCCTGTACAATCGCTCGAAATGCCCGGCCAAGTTGACCGAGATCATTCGTGCCGGATGCCCTGTCGTGGCCGACAGGGTCGGTCAGGTTGCGGAATACCTTCCTTCCGACAGGCTGGGGATCACCTGTTCGCCGGGAGATGTGCAGGACATGGTGGATGGAGTTCTCGATTTGCTGGCGCATCCCGCAAAGCGCAGGCGAATGGGAAGGGCCGCACGACACCATCTTCTGGAAAACTTCAGTTGGCGGGGTGCGGCCGGGGAGCTCGACCGCTTCTACCGCCGGTGCCTGGGCTGA
- a CDS encoding glycosyltransferase family 2 protein: MISIITITYNSEKFIEQTIKSVLSQDYPCFEYIIVDGLSSDRTLDIVRNYARLDHRIKWISEPDRGISDAMNKGISLATGEVVSHLHSDDTYLPGTLGVVSGFFQRNPEAKWLTGCLRYVDENGKVLYDGTLRNDYSLDSLLCRNIISHPATFIKRDVFAEVGYFSDKCRYAMDYDLWLRIAAKYPVSAINKVLATFRVHSQSLSTSDILEAISEDFKIRRKYRKIYGQTYYISDSCRFIKDYLIALFGLSNYLKIFRSYLKNIIA; this comes from the coding sequence ATGATTTCAATAATTACCATAACATACAATAGTGAAAAATTTATTGAGCAGACGATCAAGAGCGTTTTGTCACAAGATTACCCTTGTTTTGAATATATAATTGTAGATGGTTTGTCTTCTGATAGAACCTTGGACATAGTAAGAAATTATGCTCGATTAGATCATCGTATAAAATGGATATCTGAGCCTGACAGAGGCATTTCAGATGCTATGAACAAGGGGATAAGTCTCGCGACGGGCGAGGTTGTATCTCACCTTCACTCTGACGATACCTATCTGCCGGGGACTCTTGGTGTGGTTTCCGGTTTTTTTCAGAGGAATCCAGAGGCAAAATGGCTAACTGGGTGCCTTCGCTATGTAGATGAAAATGGTAAAGTTCTTTATGATGGTACCCTTAGAAATGATTATTCACTTGATAGTCTCCTTTGTAGAAACATAATATCGCACCCGGCCACGTTTATTAAGCGTGATGTATTCGCTGAAGTTGGATATTTTTCTGATAAATGCCGTTATGCCATGGATTATGATTTATGGCTAAGGATTGCTGCCAAGTATCCTGTTTCTGCTATAAACAAGGTCTTGGCTACCTTTAGAGTTCATAGTCAGTCACTCTCTACCAGTGACATTCTTGAAGCCATTTCAGAAGATTTTAAAATACGGAGGAAGTATAGAAAAATATATGGTCAGACTTATTATATTTCAGATTCTTGTCGATTCATAAAAGATTATTTAATTGCGCTGTTTGGTTTGAGTAATTATTTAAAAATTTTTCGTAGTTATTTGAAAAATATCATTGCATGA
- a CDS encoding lipopolysaccharide biosynthesis protein, whose product MIIAKDIKQKLLEGGAWVFGGKVATVCLGLVTHALLARLLPIEEFGAYFLLLSAVNVAVMLAQLGLNQTVVRFISEALAVRAFDRAARVLGLAICFCVCGAIVVASLFAFLGGQWVAKVVFSSPPMAATTGIASLWIVTLALQQLFAESFRGLHDIRFATVFGGLITSVLVVGALLLLWFSGCRVSLHTVVSLCVVASGVSALMAGILILRRLPLRLATQKPSAGEVWHVAWPLLGTSLMLFVLTQVDIWILGAVRGADEVAVYGAATRLMSLVSMPLLIVNGVVPPIIAQMYTQRKTAELEHILRTTATFAGVPSLIVLVIFIFWGGDVLSMVYGPSFSQATGILLFLSVGQMVNVWAGSCGLTLMMTGHQIEILVITLLTGFVTTIMALITVQPWGGLGVAGSAMGGMILQNLAMLGMTYRRVGIRTNMSFVLR is encoded by the coding sequence ATGATTATAGCGAAAGATATTAAACAAAAGCTTTTGGAAGGGGGAGCCTGGGTCTTCGGTGGGAAGGTTGCGACTGTCTGTCTGGGGCTGGTGACGCATGCCTTGCTCGCACGGTTGTTGCCGATCGAGGAATTTGGAGCGTATTTTCTTCTTTTGAGCGCTGTCAATGTGGCAGTCATGCTGGCGCAGCTTGGACTGAACCAAACGGTAGTGCGGTTTATATCCGAAGCTTTAGCTGTGCGTGCTTTTGATCGAGCTGCACGAGTGTTGGGGCTAGCGATTTGCTTCTGCGTGTGTGGTGCCATCGTGGTGGCATCACTTTTCGCGTTTTTGGGGGGGCAGTGGGTTGCTAAGGTCGTTTTTTCCTCACCCCCTATGGCGGCAACGACTGGCATTGCTTCATTATGGATTGTGACCCTGGCCTTGCAACAGCTCTTTGCTGAAAGCTTTCGTGGACTACACGACATCCGTTTTGCGACAGTGTTTGGCGGGTTGATCACCAGTGTACTGGTTGTTGGTGCTCTTTTGTTGCTCTGGTTTTCGGGTTGCCGGGTGAGTCTGCATACTGTCGTCAGCTTGTGCGTGGTCGCATCCGGGGTCAGTGCTCTAATGGCCGGGATCCTTATTCTGCGGAGGCTACCATTGCGATTGGCCACACAGAAGCCCAGTGCAGGTGAGGTTTGGCATGTGGCTTGGCCGTTGCTCGGCACGAGTCTTATGCTTTTTGTGCTCACGCAGGTGGACATCTGGATTCTCGGTGCGGTGCGCGGAGCTGATGAGGTCGCGGTTTATGGGGCAGCGACACGACTTATGTCTTTGGTGTCGATGCCTTTACTTATTGTCAATGGCGTCGTGCCGCCGATCATCGCACAGATGTACACACAACGGAAAACAGCTGAACTAGAACACATACTCAGAACAACGGCGACCTTTGCCGGCGTACCGTCATTGATTGTGCTGGTAATATTTATATTTTGGGGAGGTGATGTGCTTTCAATGGTCTATGGACCAAGTTTTTCACAAGCTACGGGCATTTTGCTTTTTTTAAGTGTTGGGCAGATGGTGAATGTTTGGGCGGGGTCATGTGGTCTTACACTGATGATGACGGGACATCAGATAGAGATACTGGTGATCACGTTGTTGACAGGTTTTGTTACGACAATAATGGCGTTGATTACTGTTCAACCCTGGGGAGGACTTGGGGTAGCTGGAAGTGCAATGGGCGGGATGATTCTGCAGAATTTAGCAATGCTTGGAATGACGTACAGGAGAGTTGGGATTCGAACAAATATGAGCTTTGTATTGAGATAA